TTGGCGATTGGGTTGTAAATTTCTACAGTGCCATTAAATTCTCAGCCCGTAAAACACAATAAACCATCTAATACAGCTACTCCTATAACAAATgtcatttaaattcaatatatttttaaagttgacacttaaaaaaaaatgtttattaatgcaTCAGAACTTGAAACAATTCCGTACAGTTATGAAGGTCAGCTAACGCTCTGATACCAAGAAAATTCGATGCATCcagttgtttttgtaaaacCTTAGTACATGCAGCACTTACAAAATCTAACTGCAAGATGTTAGCAGATTGTAATAAAACCTggaaaatcaacaataatacatttaattatttaaaacaattttatattagtctATGAGAAATCAAATTGTTGATTATACCTGTACATTTTCTTTTGTCACTATAATCTCTCCAGTATAGATATAATCTACTAATAGTTGTAAAGCGGTGGAGTCTAATTTTTTCACTAGTATATCAACAAGATCTTTATTGCTTTCATCAAAATTACTATACATTGCACTGAAATATGGACTAGCCGCCATTAGAACACATTTATGTGCGAACACTATAGTACCGTCATCTGTTTCAAATCTAATATCACATAAATCTTCatttctaaaaagtaaaaacaaaaatgtgttaggtacctactaatatttattttgaatgaagCTAAAATCATTGACAACATACTTGCGTTGAGATTGTAATCCTTCTAGTATTCTCACAGAGTGAAGGTTATCTATGAAACATAGATTTGAtgcacatattttattgattttcaaaaCTGGCTTTAGATCATTTCCCCACGAACAAATCTGTAAGGCATCCATTTCTTTTACTGAAAATACacctttgaaattattttaaaaattggtatactgtttgtttcaattatttaaaagtgtaaaatgattttaataatttatttttctagtgtcacgttattttcaattttgtgttGAACACTCTAACCTCACATTAGGTAATGTAACAattttgtaatcaatataatattattaattat
This portion of the Acyrthosiphon pisum isolate AL4f chromosome A1, pea_aphid_22Mar2018_4r6ur, whole genome shotgun sequence genome encodes:
- the LOC100570035 gene encoding kelch-like protein 20 yields the protein MDALQICSWGNDLKPVLKINKICASNLCFIDNLHSVRILEGLQSQRKNEDLCDIRFETDDGTIVFAHKCVLMAASPYFSAMYSNFDESNKDLVDILVKKLDSTALQLLVDYIYTGEIIVTKENVQVLLQSANILQLDFVSAACTKVLQKQLDASNFLGIRALADLHN